A section of the Oligoflexus sp. genome encodes:
- a CDS encoding agmatine deiminase family protein gives MNFKPVSLSLLTLTLVATACGTGAKSKLDGHYEDASASSMSAYRDQQVVPAEYAKADGVIVSSELLSSYGREDLVKAIVDAGAKKVWITVNRGSGATVQSPAFSRLRQVLGKDVSKLSIVEQKDSGQVTVWARDWSPLGAITSDNELRLLDFNYYPRRPADDATSRSFAGLTGTPRVSVPVYNEGGNFMNNMRGECMMTTRVTDANADVFKAGDIVLDAEDIKQYYGSFAGCAKTFIFPRMPSEGTGHIDMWGKFLNDDTVIVGQISDETLSYASSSNRSLALRIQEFLDARAADIADLGYKVVRIPMPVPSADLYRSYTNSLLLNGTAIIPQYVSSSGRSYADQSLLKSYEAEVRRVYGSLGYKVVFIPSDGMIATGGAVHCVTMQIPAVL, from the coding sequence ATGAATTTCAAGCCTGTGAGCTTAAGCCTGCTGACACTGACTTTGGTGGCAACTGCCTGTGGCACTGGTGCCAAGTCGAAACTCGATGGACATTATGAAGACGCGTCTGCGTCCAGCATGTCCGCTTATCGGGATCAGCAGGTTGTTCCTGCCGAATACGCAAAAGCAGATGGCGTCATCGTTTCCTCGGAGCTGCTGAGCAGCTATGGTCGCGAAGATCTGGTCAAAGCCATCGTGGATGCGGGCGCGAAAAAAGTCTGGATCACGGTGAACCGTGGCTCGGGAGCGACAGTGCAGTCTCCAGCCTTCAGTCGTTTGCGCCAGGTCCTGGGCAAGGACGTGAGCAAGCTGTCCATCGTGGAGCAGAAGGACTCGGGTCAGGTGACCGTTTGGGCTCGTGACTGGTCGCCACTGGGGGCCATCACTTCGGATAACGAACTCCGCCTCCTCGATTTCAATTATTATCCGCGTCGTCCTGCTGATGATGCCACCAGCCGTTCATTCGCTGGACTGACGGGCACGCCGCGCGTCAGCGTTCCCGTTTATAACGAAGGTGGCAACTTCATGAACAACATGCGCGGCGAGTGCATGATGACAACCCGTGTTACGGATGCCAATGCTGACGTCTTCAAAGCCGGTGATATTGTGTTGGATGCCGAAGACATCAAACAATATTATGGCAGCTTCGCTGGCTGTGCGAAGACCTTTATCTTCCCCCGCATGCCAAGCGAAGGCACGGGGCACATCGATATGTGGGGCAAGTTCCTGAACGATGATACCGTCATCGTCGGTCAGATCAGCGACGAAACGCTGTCGTATGCAAGCAGCAGCAATCGGAGCCTCGCGCTGCGCATTCAGGAGTTCCTGGACGCGCGCGCAGCGGATATCGCGGATCTCGGTTACAAAGTGGTGCGCATCCCGATGCCAGTTCCCAGCGCAGACCTTTACCGCTCGTACACCAACTCGCTGCTTCTCAACGGAACCGCGATCATCCCCCAGTACGTGAGCAGCAGCGGCCGCAGCTACGCGGACCAAAGCCTTCTCAAGAGCTATGAAGCCGAGGTTCGCCGCGTTTACGGATCGCTCGGTTACAAAGTCGTCTTCATTCCCAGTGATGGGATGATCGCGACCGGCGGCGCTGTGCACTGCGTGACCATGCAGATACCCGCTGTTCTTTAA